The following proteins are encoded in a genomic region of Actinomycetota bacterium:
- a CDS encoding phospholipid carrier-dependent glycosyltransferase: MSDASTRLGAALALAAVLLAAVVVRAWGISAGLPYIRHPDEPVSITTMREMITRGVPIPDRFDYSSLSYYVNAAAYVPYLWLTGGVHRPSSELLPSVAAMGVARDPDPGATLLSRIITLLFGVATVGLAYALARRLGLGVLASAGAAAAVALNPDHVVHSRFVAPDVIATFFVT; this comes from the coding sequence ATGAGCGACGCCTCGACGCGTCTTGGCGCGGCGCTCGCGTTGGCGGCCGTTCTGTTGGCGGCGGTCGTCGTCCGGGCGTGGGGGATCTCCGCGGGGCTCCCCTACATCCGGCACCCCGACGAGCCCGTGAGTATCACCACGATGCGCGAGATGATCACCCGGGGCGTCCCGATACCCGATCGGTTCGACTACTCGAGTCTTTCGTACTACGTGAACGCCGCGGCGTACGTCCCCTACCTCTGGCTGACCGGCGGCGTCCACCGTCCGTCGTCGGAGCTGCTGCCCTCGGTCGCGGCGATGGGTGTGGCGCGTGACCCGGATCCCGGCGCCACGCTGCTGTCTCGGATCATCACGCTGCTGTTCGGCGTCGCGACGGTCGGCCTCGCGTACGCCCTGGCGCGCCGGCTCGGCTTGGGCGTTCTCGCCTCGGCGGGTGCCGCAGCCGCAGTCGCGCTGAACCCCGATCACGTCGTCCACAGCCGCTTCGTCGCGCCGGACGTCATCGCGACGTTCTTCGTGAC